A genome region from Geobacter pickeringii includes the following:
- a CDS encoding methionine ABC transporter ATP-binding protein, translating into MDAISPIIKIENFNKTFLLNGEKVTVLDDINLEIEKGDIFGIIGESGAGKSTLVRCMNYLEKPTSGRITVDGQDLSRLTERELREARRSICMIFQQFNLLMQRTAERNILFPLEIAGVGKQEAKARTRELLELVGLSDKADHYPSQLSGGQKQRVAIARALAVDPTVILCDEATSALDPATTRSILALLKDINKRLGITIVVVTHEMSVIEEICQHVAIIDKSRIVEAGTVQEIFAHPKTQAAQRLVYPDAKMMERFIGKRCCRIVFDGSSSSSPTVASMILECKAPVNIMYADMRDIDGVAFGELVLQLPEDENLASKVVGYFRTHNLFVEELGDNAG; encoded by the coding sequence ATGGACGCAATAAGCCCGATCATCAAAATAGAGAATTTCAACAAGACCTTTTTGCTCAACGGCGAAAAGGTCACGGTTCTGGACGACATCAATCTCGAGATCGAGAAGGGCGATATTTTCGGGATCATCGGGGAGAGCGGCGCAGGCAAAAGCACGCTGGTGCGTTGCATGAACTACCTCGAAAAGCCGACCAGCGGCAGGATTACCGTAGACGGCCAGGACCTGTCGCGCCTCACGGAAAGGGAGTTACGAGAAGCCAGACGCAGTATCTGCATGATATTCCAGCAGTTCAATCTGTTGATGCAGCGCACGGCCGAAAGAAATATCCTCTTCCCCCTCGAGATCGCCGGGGTCGGCAAGCAGGAGGCCAAGGCGCGGACCCGGGAGCTGCTGGAGCTTGTCGGGCTGTCGGATAAAGCGGACCATTATCCGTCGCAACTCTCCGGCGGCCAGAAGCAGCGCGTGGCCATAGCCAGAGCGCTGGCCGTCGACCCCACGGTGATTCTCTGCGATGAGGCGACCTCCGCCCTTGATCCTGCCACCACCCGCTCCATACTGGCCCTGCTTAAAGATATCAACAAGCGGCTCGGCATAACCATAGTCGTCGTAACGCACGAAATGAGCGTCATCGAAGAGATATGCCAGCATGTCGCCATCATCGATAAGAGCAGGATCGTCGAGGCCGGCACGGTACAGGAGATTTTTGCCCATCCCAAGACCCAGGCTGCGCAGCGGCTTGTCTATCCCGATGCCAAGATGATGGAGCGCTTTATCGGGAAAAGGTGCTGCCGCATCGTCTTCGATGGCAGCTCCTCCTCGTCTCCCACGGTCGCCAGCATGATACTGGAATGCAAGGCGCCGGTTAACATCATGTACGCCGACATGAGGGATATTGATGGCGTGGCTTTCGGGGAGCTTGTCCTGCAGCTGCCGGAGGACGAGAACCTGGCGAGCAAGGTGGTAGGGTATTTCCGGACGCACAATCTTTTTGTCGAGGAATTGGGAGATAATGCTGGATAG
- a CDS encoding methionine ABC transporter permease, with the protein MIVKGLLETLYMTVFSTSAAYLLGLPLGIILVVTAEGSILPRPALNKILNVLVNLTRSVPFLILLIAVLPITRFITGTTIGSTATVVPLIIAAAPFVARLVESSIKEVDRGIIEAALSMGATPFEIITKVMIPEAKPSLIVGSAIATTTILGYSAMAGIVGGGGLGDIAIRYGYYRYQNGIMIATVVLLIVVVQIFQDIGMKISQKQDKRR; encoded by the coding sequence ATGATAGTCAAAGGCCTGCTGGAGACGCTCTATATGACGGTGTTTTCAACATCGGCGGCGTATCTCCTCGGCCTGCCGTTGGGCATTATTCTGGTCGTGACGGCAGAAGGGAGTATCCTGCCCCGTCCTGCCCTGAACAAGATCCTGAATGTGCTGGTAAACCTGACCAGATCCGTTCCGTTCCTGATCTTGCTGATAGCGGTCCTGCCGATAACCCGGTTCATAACGGGAACCACCATAGGCTCGACGGCCACCGTCGTGCCGCTGATTATTGCAGCCGCTCCGTTTGTGGCCCGGCTGGTGGAGTCATCCATCAAAGAGGTGGATAGGGGAATTATCGAGGCCGCCTTATCCATGGGCGCCACCCCGTTTGAGATCATTACCAAGGTGATGATACCCGAAGCAAAACCGTCGCTGATAGTCGGCAGCGCCATTGCGACGACAACGATCCTCGGCTATTCGGCCATGGCGGGCATCGTCGGTGGCGGAGGGCTCGGGGACATCGCCATCCGATACGGGTATTACCGCTATCAGAACGGCATCATGATCGCAACCGTAGTTCTGCTGATAGTGGTTGTCCAGATCTTCCAGGATATCGGCATGAAGATTTCCCAGAAGCAGGATAAGAGAAGATAA
- a CDS encoding MetQ/NlpA family ABC transporter substrate-binding protein → MKKVLSLLVISLMAVALVTGCKQKSAKKIVVGASPAPHAEILGVVAKVLNEKGYQLEIKEFTDYVQPNLALQNKELDANYFQHKPYLDDFNKNNKTSLVSAAAIHYEPLGVYAGKTKALADMKEGAVIAVPNDTTNEARALLLLETMKLIKLKPGAGLKATAADIVENPKHIQIKELEAAQLTRSLPDVDFAVINGNYALLANLSVAANSLAKEEKESLAATTFANIIAVRAGDENRPETKALIEALKSDAVKKFIEEKYKGSVIPVF, encoded by the coding sequence GTGAAAAAAGTCCTGTCGTTGTTGGTGATTTCGTTGATGGCGGTCGCATTGGTGACCGGATGCAAGCAGAAAAGCGCCAAGAAGATCGTGGTCGGCGCCTCTCCCGCTCCCCATGCTGAAATCCTCGGCGTTGTCGCAAAAGTGCTCAATGAAAAAGGGTATCAGCTGGAGATAAAAGAGTTTACCGATTACGTACAACCCAATCTGGCGCTGCAAAACAAGGAGCTGGATGCCAACTATTTCCAGCACAAGCCTTATCTGGATGACTTCAACAAAAACAACAAGACCAGCCTTGTATCGGCGGCAGCAATCCATTACGAGCCGCTGGGCGTCTATGCCGGCAAGACAAAGGCGCTGGCGGACATGAAAGAAGGTGCGGTCATCGCCGTGCCCAACGACACGACGAATGAGGCCCGCGCCCTGCTTCTGCTGGAAACCATGAAGCTGATCAAGCTGAAACCGGGTGCAGGCCTCAAGGCCACGGCAGCCGACATCGTCGAGAATCCGAAGCATATCCAGATAAAAGAGCTTGAAGCCGCGCAGCTTACCCGTTCGCTCCCCGATGTTGATTTTGCGGTGATCAACGGCAACTACGCCCTGCTGGCCAACCTCTCCGTTGCTGCCAACTCCCTGGCAAAGGAAGAAAAGGAGTCCCTGGCGGCGACGACCTTCGCCAACATTATCGCCGTTCGGGCAGGCGATGAAAACCGCCCGGAGACCAAGGCGCTGATTGAGGCGCTGAAGAGTGATGCGGTTAAGAAGTTTATCGAAGAGAAATACAAAGGATCCGTAATCCCGGTTTTCTGA
- a CDS encoding LL-diaminopimelate aminotransferase has product MAKINDNYLKLKAGYLFPEIGRRVRAFAEANPSAKVIRLGIGDVTRPLAPAVIKAFHDAVDDLATTDNFAGYGPEQGYDWLINAIIEKSYKPLGVDLKTDEMFISDGSKCDCANILDIFALDNVVAIGDPVYPVYNDTNVMIGRTGEADEKGYYKGIVYMPCNEANHFIPSLPTEKVDIIYLCFPNNPTGTVATKAELKKWVDYANANDAVIFFDAAYEAFITDPAIPHSIYEIEGAKKCAIEFRSFSKTAGFTGVRCGLVVVPEEVTGTTSTGERYSCNKLWLRRTTTKFNGASYPVQKAAAAVYSDEGWKQNKEIIDYYMENARIIREGLAAAGLTVYGGVNAPYIWLKTPGGMSSWDFFDKLLTECNVVGTPGSGFGPSGEGFFRLSAFGHRENVIEAVERIKKNLK; this is encoded by the coding sequence ATGGCAAAAATCAACGACAACTACCTGAAACTGAAGGCCGGTTACCTCTTCCCCGAAATAGGCCGCCGCGTCCGCGCCTTCGCCGAGGCCAACCCGAGCGCCAAGGTGATCCGCCTCGGCATCGGCGACGTCACCCGGCCTCTGGCCCCGGCCGTCATCAAGGCGTTCCACGACGCCGTGGACGATCTCGCCACCACCGACAACTTCGCCGGCTACGGCCCGGAGCAGGGGTACGACTGGCTCATCAACGCCATCATCGAGAAGTCCTACAAGCCGCTGGGCGTGGACCTCAAGACCGACGAGATGTTCATCTCCGACGGCTCCAAGTGCGACTGCGCCAACATCCTCGACATCTTCGCCCTGGACAACGTGGTGGCCATCGGTGACCCGGTCTACCCGGTCTACAACGACACCAACGTCATGATCGGCCGGACCGGCGAGGCCGACGAGAAGGGGTACTACAAAGGGATCGTCTACATGCCGTGCAACGAGGCGAACCACTTCATCCCCTCGCTCCCCACGGAGAAGGTGGACATCATCTACCTCTGCTTCCCCAACAACCCCACCGGCACCGTGGCCACCAAGGCCGAGCTGAAGAAGTGGGTCGACTACGCCAACGCCAACGACGCCGTCATCTTCTTCGATGCCGCCTACGAGGCGTTCATTACCGATCCGGCAATCCCGCACTCCATCTACGAGATCGAAGGTGCCAAGAAGTGCGCCATCGAGTTCCGCTCCTTCTCCAAGACCGCCGGCTTCACCGGCGTCCGCTGCGGCCTCGTGGTCGTGCCGGAAGAGGTGACGGGCACCACCAGCACCGGCGAGCGGTACAGCTGCAACAAGCTCTGGCTGCGCCGCACCACCACCAAGTTCAACGGCGCCTCCTACCCGGTGCAGAAGGCCGCCGCCGCCGTCTACTCCGACGAGGGATGGAAGCAGAACAAGGAGATCATCGACTACTACATGGAGAACGCCCGTATCATCCGCGAGGGCCTCGCTGCCGCCGGCCTCACCGTCTACGGTGGGGTGAATGCCCCCTACATCTGGCTCAAGACCCCCGGCGGCATGAGCTCCTGGGACTTCTTCGACAAGCTTCTCACCGAGTGCAACGTGGTGGGGACGCCGGGGAGTGGCTTCGGCCCCAGCGGCGAAGGGTTCTTCCGGCTCTCGGCCTTCGGCCATCGCGAGAATGTGATCGAGGCGGTGGAGAGGATCAAGAAGAATTTGAAGTAG
- a CDS encoding nucleotidyltransferase family protein, producing MGKQEVIDIIRSSKPEIESRYGVMKLGLFGSYVRGQQRKRSDIDILVSFSRDIDLFEFLDLREFLETRLNHKVDLVMESALKPAIGRRILAEVEYV from the coding sequence ATGGGCAAACAGGAAGTAATCGACATCATCAGAAGCAGCAAGCCGGAGATCGAGTCCCGCTACGGCGTGATGAAGCTCGGCCTGTTCGGCTCCTACGTCCGCGGGCAGCAGCGCAAGCGAAGCGATATCGACATCCTTGTCTCCTTCAGTCGCGACATAGATCTGTTCGAGTTCCTCGATCTGCGCGAGTTTCTGGAAACCCGTCTCAACCACAAGGTGGATCTGGTCATGGAATCGGCCCTGAAGCCGGCCATCGGCAGACGCATCCTGGCCGAGGTGGAGTATGTCTAA
- a CDS encoding HepT-like ribonuclease domain-containing protein yields the protein MSKKGREITDYLNDILGSINDVKEFVSGMTYDAFAADKKTVNAVIRSLEVLGEATKHVPASFRNRHPNIPWNKMAGMRDVLIHDYMGVDLKTVWKVAQERLPEIKPLVEGVVSEKGNE from the coding sequence ATGTCTAAGAAAGGCCGGGAGATTACCGATTATCTCAATGACATTCTGGGCTCAATCAACGACGTTAAAGAGTTTGTGTCCGGGATGACCTATGATGCATTTGCAGCTGACAAGAAAACGGTCAATGCGGTAATAAGAAGCCTGGAAGTTCTCGGCGAAGCCACCAAGCATGTCCCCGCCTCTTTTCGCAACAGACACCCCAATATCCCATGGAACAAGATGGCAGGCATGCGGGACGTGCTCATCCACGATTACATGGGCGTTGATCTCAAGACGGTCTGGAAGGTCGCACAGGAGCGACTACCTGAGATAAAGCCGCTGGTTGAAGGTGTGGTTTCCGAGAAGGGAAATGAGTAA
- a CDS encoding MGMT family protein translates to MSSPLYNRIYTLVRKVPPGRVTTYGRIARQAGCTARTVGFAMAALPAGHDVPWQRVINSQGQVSPRRNGDGGLIQRLLLEAEGVRFDSRGRVNLLRYGWELENGGLGGDGR, encoded by the coding sequence ATGTCCAGTCCCTTGTATAACCGCATCTACACCCTTGTACGCAAAGTCCCGCCGGGGCGGGTCACCACCTACGGGCGTATCGCCCGGCAGGCTGGCTGCACGGCACGGACCGTCGGCTTTGCCATGGCCGCGCTCCCGGCCGGCCACGATGTCCCCTGGCAGCGGGTGATCAACAGCCAGGGACAGGTGAGTCCGCGCCGCAACGGTGACGGTGGTCTCATCCAGCGGCTGCTGCTGGAGGCCGAAGGGGTCCGGTTCGACTCCCGGGGGCGGGTCAATCTCCTTCGCTACGGTTGGGAATTAGAAAACGGGGGGCTCGGAGGAGACGGTAGGTAA
- a CDS encoding L,D-transpeptidase family protein, producing the protein MAQKQRRVRTRLFPIVICSLITPLFLNGCSGFQARSSFEEANALSSRGDYSASLSKYERIIEEYPANGDRVLFEMGIIYAHPKNGQRDYQKALECFQKIITAYPGSGYRKDSEMMTFYINNVAVKDETIAAQQTRIETLTHEAESRVSEIGALQKKIKELEQKVFVLATQKGSADRILIEKKERRMTLLSKGEVLKTYRIALGGNPNGPKERQGDNKTPEGTYSIDSRNKDSRYHLSLHISYPNERDRKRAKELGVSPGGNIMIHGIKNGFSWVGDAHTEVDWTKGCIAVTDEEIEEIAKVAPNGTTVEIRP; encoded by the coding sequence ATGGCCCAAAAACAACGCAGGGTGCGCACGCGCCTTTTCCCAATCGTTATCTGCAGCCTCATAACGCCGCTTTTCCTGAACGGATGCAGTGGATTTCAGGCCAGGTCGAGCTTCGAAGAAGCGAATGCCCTTTCCAGTCGGGGAGACTACAGCGCCTCTCTGAGCAAATATGAGCGGATTATCGAAGAATATCCCGCGAATGGGGACAGGGTTCTCTTCGAGATGGGGATCATTTATGCCCATCCGAAGAATGGGCAGAGAGATTATCAGAAAGCCCTGGAATGTTTTCAGAAAATCATAACGGCTTACCCGGGGAGCGGGTATCGGAAGGACAGCGAGATGATGACATTTTACATCAACAATGTCGCTGTCAAGGACGAGACTATTGCTGCGCAGCAGACACGCATCGAGACGCTCACGCACGAGGCCGAGAGCAGAGTGAGTGAAATTGGTGCCCTGCAGAAGAAGATCAAGGAGCTCGAACAGAAGGTCTTTGTTCTTGCCACCCAGAAGGGGTCGGCAGACCGGATTCTGATAGAAAAAAAAGAGCGGCGAATGACGTTGCTCTCAAAGGGTGAGGTGCTCAAAACCTACCGGATAGCCTTGGGGGGGAACCCGAATGGTCCCAAAGAACGGCAGGGGGATAACAAAACCCCGGAGGGGACCTACTCCATCGATTCACGAAACAAGGACAGCCGTTATCACCTCTCTCTCCATATTTCCTACCCAAACGAAAGAGACAGAAAGCGTGCGAAAGAACTGGGTGTTTCTCCGGGCGGAAACATCATGATCCACGGAATCAAGAACGGTTTCTCGTGGGTTGGCGATGCTCACACCGAGGTTGACTGGACGAAAGGGTGTATTGCCGTAACAGACGAGGAAATAGAGGAAATAGCAAAAGTGGCGCCAAATGGGACGACCGTCGAGATAAGGCCATAG
- a CDS encoding Lpp/OprI family alanine-zipper lipoprotein: protein MAKIHPLAISMNKRNKKEVLEMKTKLLVISMILVLGALTGCATSGDLEKVQAQQNLIDAKVEKALQDAQAAKASADAAAARADEATKKAEEREKLADEKAKRADAAFQKSMRK, encoded by the coding sequence GTGGCAAAGATCCATCCTTTGGCAATCTCAATGAATAAACGGAACAAAAAGGAGGTATTAGAAATGAAGACAAAACTTCTGGTGATCTCGATGATTCTTGTTCTCGGGGCATTGACGGGATGTGCAACATCCGGCGACCTCGAGAAAGTGCAGGCACAGCAAAACCTGATTGATGCGAAAGTCGAGAAGGCATTGCAGGATGCGCAGGCTGCCAAGGCGTCGGCCGATGCGGCCGCAGCCCGCGCCGATGAAGCGACAAAGAAGGCAGAGGAACGGGAAAAGCTCGCCGACGAAAAGGCGAAGAGGGCAGACGCCGCTTTCCAGAAATCGATGAGGAAGTAA
- a CDS encoding L,D-transpeptidase family protein, which yields MRRIVDLSLPSNWLCLMTLAMAILALNGCAATKGAWFSPVHPEREIERNQFPVESGDDVIGRLVVIRLEKGDTLPDIARHFGLGINAVSAANPGVDVWVPESGARVMLPLSFILPDAPRKGIVVNLATMRLFQFKENGTPPVVATYPVGVGTRERPTPTGQMRVARKAAQPTWHVPASISEDHRKKGDPLPADVPPGPQNPLGEYALYLSKAGYLIHGTNKPASIGLKATNGCMRLYPENVKLLYNDTPVNTAVAIVNQPYLIGQHDGVLYMEAHTPLEEPGAGATELEKVYAKLRTIEKKSGRTLDWKKIKDVQTEARGIPVPILDMGQGTGKEAAKPIEVEHPDRLYGRPEIPELTLDAWYVLAGTMRDETEARRMAAIINHQGPPIPARVLSKNSGYRVIAGPFSDISEARDAVKRLKIDLQIDGILIEPVKKRAG from the coding sequence ATGCGCCGAATCGTCGACCTGTCGCTCCCATCCAATTGGCTTTGTCTCATGACTCTCGCCATGGCCATCCTGGCTCTCAACGGCTGTGCTGCCACAAAAGGTGCGTGGTTTTCCCCGGTCCATCCCGAGAGGGAGATCGAACGGAATCAGTTTCCGGTTGAATCAGGCGATGACGTCATCGGCCGGCTGGTGGTCATCAGGCTCGAAAAGGGAGATACGCTTCCGGATATCGCCCGGCACTTCGGGCTGGGGATCAATGCGGTCAGTGCCGCCAATCCGGGGGTTGATGTATGGGTACCCGAGAGCGGAGCGCGGGTCATGTTACCCCTGAGCTTTATCCTGCCGGACGCCCCCCGGAAGGGGATCGTGGTCAATCTGGCCACCATGAGGCTCTTTCAGTTCAAAGAAAATGGCACGCCCCCGGTGGTCGCGACCTACCCGGTCGGGGTCGGAACCAGAGAGCGCCCCACCCCCACAGGGCAAATGCGCGTGGCGCGCAAGGCTGCCCAGCCGACCTGGCATGTGCCCGCTTCAATTTCCGAGGACCATCGAAAAAAAGGGGACCCCCTCCCCGCGGATGTTCCGCCGGGGCCGCAGAATCCCCTGGGAGAATACGCGCTCTATCTGAGCAAAGCGGGTTATCTGATCCATGGCACCAACAAGCCGGCCAGTATCGGACTTAAAGCGACCAACGGCTGCATGCGGCTCTATCCGGAAAACGTGAAGCTGCTTTACAACGACACTCCCGTCAATACAGCCGTTGCAATTGTCAACCAGCCCTATCTCATAGGTCAGCATGATGGGGTGCTCTACATGGAGGCCCATACCCCTCTGGAAGAGCCGGGCGCAGGCGCCACTGAACTGGAGAAGGTATATGCGAAATTGAGAACCATCGAAAAGAAATCGGGACGCACACTTGACTGGAAAAAAATCAAGGACGTGCAGACCGAGGCCCGGGGGATTCCCGTCCCCATCCTGGATATGGGTCAAGGAACCGGGAAAGAGGCTGCGAAACCGATAGAAGTCGAGCACCCGGACAGACTGTACGGCAGACCGGAAATACCGGAACTGACGCTGGACGCATGGTATGTCCTGGCTGGCACCATGCGTGACGAAACCGAGGCCCGGAGGATGGCCGCCATCATCAACCACCAGGGTCCGCCAATTCCGGCACGGGTGCTGTCAAAGAATAGTGGCTACCGTGTTATCGCCGGCCCTTTCAGTGACATCAGTGAGGCCAGGGACGCAGTCAAACGCCTGAAAATTGATCTGCAAATAGACGGCATTTTGATTGAGCCCGTCAAGAAGAGAGCAGGGTAA
- a CDS encoding YbhB/YbcL family Raf kinase inhibitor-like protein, which produces MREAVLGLVLLALAVPAAAGRKGGTNMGAMHLTSPAFVQGGVIPALHTCDGRDTSPPLAIGGVAEQAQSLVLIMDDPDAPMGTWVHWVLWNIPPHSAAIAENGVPAGSVQGRNSWQRSGYGGPCPPSGSHRYFFRLYALDTRLDLPAGAGKAEVERAMKGHVIAEAELMGTYRRR; this is translated from the coding sequence ATGAGAGAGGCAGTCCTCGGGCTCGTGCTGCTGGCGTTGGCGGTACCTGCCGCTGCCGGCCGGAAGGGAGGAACGAACATGGGCGCGATGCATCTCACCAGCCCCGCCTTTGTCCAGGGCGGGGTCATTCCGGCGCTGCACACCTGCGACGGCCGGGATACCAGCCCGCCCCTCGCCATCGGCGGCGTGGCGGAACAGGCGCAATCCCTCGTCCTGATCATGGACGATCCGGACGCCCCCATGGGAACCTGGGTTCATTGGGTGCTCTGGAACATTCCGCCGCATTCCGCCGCGATCGCCGAAAACGGCGTCCCCGCCGGGAGCGTCCAGGGGCGCAACAGTTGGCAGCGAAGCGGCTACGGCGGCCCCTGCCCACCCTCGGGAAGCCATCGCTACTTCTTCAGGCTCTACGCCCTCGACACGCGCCTCGACCTTCCCGCCGGCGCCGGCAAAGCCGAGGTCGAACGGGCCATGAAGGGGCACGTCATCGCCGAAGCCGAACTCATGGGCACCTACCGACGGCGCTAG
- a CDS encoding HAD family hydrolase: protein MFDGIFWDNDGVLMETEHLYYQANAEALTQAGVELSLDDFRRISLCRGESVLDLAAGAGQGDSEAAGLRRMRDEIYYRLLGGEARVIPGVRETLERLHGRLPMAIVTSCRRENFLQMHRASGLLGYFDFILTREDYGASKPDPEPYRTACARAGLDPGRCLAIEDSERGVNSAARAGLVVAAIPGPMNLGGDFGAARWLLDGIHELPVLLNLD from the coding sequence ATGTTTGACGGAATTTTCTGGGACAACGACGGTGTGTTGATGGAAACCGAGCACCTCTATTACCAGGCCAATGCCGAGGCCCTGACGCAGGCGGGGGTGGAGCTTTCCCTCGACGATTTCCGCCGGATTTCCCTCTGCCGGGGGGAAAGCGTGCTCGATCTCGCCGCCGGTGCGGGGCAGGGCGACAGCGAGGCGGCGGGGCTGCGCCGGATGCGGGACGAGATCTACTATCGGCTCCTGGGTGGGGAGGCACGGGTGATTCCGGGGGTGCGGGAGACCCTGGAACGGCTCCACGGCCGGCTCCCCATGGCGATCGTCACCAGCTGCCGGCGGGAGAACTTCCTGCAGATGCACCGGGCGAGCGGGCTGCTCGGCTATTTCGATTTCATCCTCACCCGTGAGGACTACGGAGCATCGAAGCCCGATCCGGAACCGTACCGGACCGCCTGTGCCCGCGCCGGGCTCGACCCCGGCCGCTGCCTGGCAATCGAGGACTCGGAGCGGGGGGTGAACTCCGCAGCCCGGGCCGGCCTTGTCGTCGCCGCGATCCCCGGCCCCATGAACCTCGGAGGGGATTTCGGCGCTGCCCGCTGGCTTCTGGATGGTATCCACGAGCTTCCGGTGCTCCTGAACCTCGATTGA
- a CDS encoding DUF1653 domain-containing protein — protein sequence MHHEPTPGLYRHYKGGEYRVIGTARHSETDELLVVYRCLYDNDSLWVRPLAMFMETVVVDGAELPRFRPVTPDGG from the coding sequence ATGCACCATGAACCGACGCCGGGGCTCTACCGGCACTACAAGGGGGGCGAGTACCGGGTGATCGGCACGGCCCGCCACAGCGAGACGGACGAGCTGCTGGTGGTCTACCGCTGCCTCTACGACAACGATTCCCTTTGGGTGCGGCCGCTGGCGATGTTCATGGAGACGGTGGTGGTGGACGGCGCCGAACTGCCGCGCTTCAGGCCCGTCACCCCCGACGGCGGCTGA
- a CDS encoding DUF445 domain-containing protein, protein MCVDIRKRALIRNKTIATGLMIGAAILFVIARLQKGHGAWEWVAAFAEAAMVGALADWFAVVALFRHPLGVPIPHTAIIRNKKDAIAGNLASFIRDKFLASDTLIAKLRGYNPAEHLAAYLMSRDNAAGLARGVTRLCADSLDFIDDERVQRLLRGALGNRIDGFDVSTSAGTVLEALRKDNRHQIVLDDLLRRCAGWLASEEAQARLATAIDDMCAKEYPLLVAFIPNRDKFARGAGEKIVKRINAFIQEVNADPGHEVRYRFDTAVTGFIARLKSDPVLRDKVEAIKRDVVHNQAISDYAQSIGTDLKNWLKSDLQQPQSQVQEKIAAAVAGLGAALAHNRGLKDSLNEHLETLVLHYGDTLRTAIAGHITGTMQQWESDDYTSEIELSIGSDLQFIRMNGTLVGGVIGLLLHGVSLLLS, encoded by the coding sequence ATGTGTGTGGACATCAGAAAACGAGCACTGATCAGAAACAAGACGATAGCAACGGGGTTGATGATTGGCGCGGCGATACTCTTCGTGATCGCCCGCCTGCAGAAGGGGCATGGCGCCTGGGAGTGGGTGGCCGCCTTTGCGGAGGCAGCCATGGTGGGCGCCCTGGCGGACTGGTTCGCGGTGGTGGCGCTGTTTCGGCACCCGCTGGGGGTGCCGATTCCCCATACGGCGATCATCAGAAACAAGAAGGACGCCATTGCCGGGAATCTGGCGAGCTTCATCCGCGACAAGTTCCTGGCCAGCGATACCCTGATTGCCAAGCTGAGGGGGTACAACCCGGCCGAGCACCTGGCCGCCTACCTGATGTCGCGGGACAATGCCGCCGGGCTGGCCCGGGGGGTGACCCGCCTCTGCGCCGACTCCCTGGATTTCATCGACGACGAACGGGTGCAGCGGCTGCTGCGGGGCGCCCTGGGCAACCGGATCGACGGTTTCGATGTCTCGACCTCCGCCGGCACGGTTCTCGAGGCACTGCGGAAAGACAACCGCCACCAGATCGTGCTCGATGACCTGCTGCGGCGCTGTGCCGGGTGGCTGGCGAGCGAAGAGGCCCAGGCGCGGCTCGCCACGGCCATCGACGACATGTGCGCCAAGGAATACCCGCTGCTGGTCGCCTTCATCCCCAACCGGGACAAGTTCGCCCGGGGGGCGGGGGAGAAGATCGTCAAGCGGATCAACGCCTTCATCCAGGAGGTCAATGCCGATCCCGGCCATGAGGTCCGCTACCGCTTCGACACCGCCGTGACCGGCTTCATCGCCCGGCTGAAGTCCGACCCGGTGCTACGCGACAAGGTCGAGGCGATCAAGCGCGACGTCGTCCACAACCAGGCCATCAGCGACTATGCGCAGAGTATCGGCACCGATCTCAAGAACTGGCTGAAGAGCGACCTGCAGCAACCGCAGTCGCAGGTGCAGGAGAAGATTGCGGCGGCGGTTGCCGGCCTGGGCGCGGCCCTGGCGCACAACCGGGGGCTGAAGGATTCTCTGAACGAGCACCTGGAGACGCTGGTGCTGCATTACGGGGATACGCTGCGCACGGCGATTGCCGGCCATATAACCGGCACCATGCAGCAGTGGGAGAGCGATGACTATACCAGCGAGATCGAGCTGAGCATCGGCTCCGACCTGCAGTTCATCCGGATGAACGGCACCCTCGTGGGAGGCGTGATCGGCCTGCTGCTCCATGGGGTCTCGCTGCTGCTCTCCTGA
- a CDS encoding DoxX family protein translates to MKSFMAQYSSHCYALMRIVVGFLFLWHGAQKLFGFPPGMPAGAPPFITYVAGPIELIGGILVMIGLFTHWAAFITSGQMAVAYWMAHGTKALLPLQNNGELAVLYCFVFLFIAAQGGGIWSVDGAQKRR, encoded by the coding sequence ATGAAATCATTCATGGCGCAATACAGTTCCCACTGTTACGCACTGATGCGGATCGTGGTCGGTTTTCTTTTTCTGTGGCACGGCGCCCAGAAGCTGTTCGGGTTTCCTCCGGGCATGCCGGCAGGCGCACCACCGTTCATCACCTATGTCGCCGGCCCGATCGAGCTGATCGGCGGCATCCTGGTGATGATCGGGCTCTTCACCCACTGGGCGGCCTTCATCACCAGCGGCCAGATGGCCGTCGCCTACTGGATGGCGCACGGGACCAAGGCGCTGCTGCCGCTCCAGAACAATGGCGAGCTGGCCGTGCTCTACTGCTTCGTCTTCCTCTTCATCGCCGCCCAGGGGGGTGGGATCTGGAGCGTCGACGGGGCCCAGAAACGACGGTAA